From Pelosinus fermentans DSM 17108, the proteins below share one genomic window:
- a CDS encoding DnaJ C-terminal domain-containing protein, with protein MKFIDYYEVLGVPKTATDKEIKTAYRKLARQYHPDVQKGKEKKEAEEKFKQINEAYEVLGDASKREKYDTLGENWRMGQEFQPPPNASGYQTYHMDGMDGFGFSDFFSSIFGQEFSRQSDGYGRSYQARQPRYEGDDVEATISLTVEELMTGAEKEIQIHVPVICAACEGQRFTSRGVCTACKGAGVIEEHKKLKVKIPGKSYPGTVLRLKGMGGKGSNNGANGDLYLHAEMKPHSNWRVVNQIDLEGDLTIYPEQAVLGDLVSVHTPSGIVEVKIQPGTHSGQKLRLKDRGFKKNATLGDLYIKIQIDIPRNQRKEELELYKQIFALRHKEI; from the coding sequence ATGAAATTTATTGACTATTATGAAGTTTTAGGTGTGCCAAAGACCGCCACTGATAAAGAAATTAAAACGGCATATCGTAAACTAGCCAGGCAATATCATCCTGATGTGCAAAAAGGGAAGGAAAAGAAAGAGGCAGAAGAAAAATTTAAACAAATCAATGAGGCATATGAGGTATTAGGGGATGCTTCCAAGCGGGAAAAGTATGATACATTAGGAGAAAACTGGAGGATGGGTCAAGAATTTCAGCCGCCACCCAATGCTTCCGGGTATCAGACGTATCATATGGATGGAATGGATGGCTTTGGTTTCAGCGATTTTTTCTCCTCCATTTTTGGGCAGGAGTTTTCTAGACAGTCAGATGGTTATGGGAGAAGTTATCAGGCAAGGCAGCCTAGATACGAAGGGGACGATGTGGAAGCCACAATCAGCCTGACAGTGGAAGAACTGATGACGGGAGCAGAAAAAGAAATTCAAATTCATGTACCAGTCATTTGTGCTGCCTGTGAAGGACAGCGTTTTACCAGCAGGGGCGTATGCACTGCCTGTAAAGGGGCAGGAGTCATAGAAGAACACAAAAAGCTAAAGGTCAAAATTCCTGGCAAGTCTTATCCTGGCACTGTGCTTCGTCTAAAAGGAATGGGGGGCAAAGGTTCTAATAATGGTGCAAATGGTGATTTGTATCTTCATGCAGAGATGAAACCTCACTCCAATTGGCGTGTTGTCAACCAGATCGACTTAGAGGGTGATTTGACGATTTATCCGGAACAAGCTGTTTTAGGAGATCTGGTTTCTGTGCATACTCCATCAGGGATAGTTGAAGTGAAGATTCAGCCAGGAACCCATTCTGGTCAGAAACTTCGTTTAAAAGATAGAGGATTTAAGAAGAATGCAACGTTAGGGGATTTGTATATAAAAATTCAGATTGATATTCCGCGAAATCAAAGGAAGGAAGAATTGGAGCTTTATAAACAGATTTTCGCCCTGCGGCACAAAGAAATATGA
- the clpB gene encoding ATP-dependent chaperone ClpB — MNQEQYTQKALAALSEAQQLTALHYQQEVSTRHLLLALVKEEDGMIGQILSQSQIDVKLLKAKVEKLITNQPSVRGQEGSLRMNTAMIRVLGLAEKIASGMKDEFISTEHLLLAVVEDGDSDVVEVCREFGLHRSRIQQIVKEYRQGQRITSDNPEEGYQALSKYGRDLTEMAKQGKLDPVIGRDEEIRRAIEILSRRTKNNPVLIGEPGVGKTAIVEGLARRIVAGDVPETLKNKSLYSLDLSSLVAGAKYRGEFEERLKNVLNEIAKSEGKILLFIDELHTVVGAGAAEGAMDAGNILKPMLARGELRCIGATTLNEYRKHIEKDAALERRFQPVLVDQPTVEDTISILRGLKERYEIHHGVRIKDSALVSAAVLSDRYISDRFLPDKAIDLVDEAGAKLRTEIDSMPSELDEILRRVMQLEIEEQALKKESDASSLEKLNTIQEELKNLRQETDVLKVQWQGEKEAILRLRGLKKEIESVKAEMETAERAYDLTHLAELKYGKLPELEARLKNEDELLSKKHNDKVLLKEEVGEDDIAKIVSRWTGIPVSRMLAGEREKLANLESILHTRVVGQEDAVQAVSEAIIRARAGVKDPNRPIGSFIFLGPTGVGKTELAKTLAEVLFDDERSMIRVDMSEYMEKHTVARLIGAPPGYVGHDEGGQLTEAVRRRPYSVILLDEIEKAHSDVFNVLLQILDDGRLTDGKGRTVNFKNTVVIMTSNLGSAEILQNEFERAKEKVLSMLKSHFRPEFLNRIDDIIVFNALTEQQVSKIAGILLENLNKRLQKQMNITLVWDEAVLTLLSKKGYDSAFGARPLRRQISRSIETELSKKIVRGEIMEGGTVKLKAQDGTILLTPAIDAVSL, encoded by the coding sequence ATGAATCAAGAACAATACACGCAAAAGGCATTGGCTGCCCTTTCGGAAGCGCAGCAGTTAACTGCGCTGCATTACCAGCAAGAAGTAAGTACCAGGCATTTATTATTAGCACTAGTCAAAGAAGAAGATGGTATGATTGGGCAAATTTTGTCTCAATCACAAATTGATGTTAAACTCTTAAAGGCCAAGGTAGAGAAATTAATCACGAATCAGCCTTCTGTTCGCGGTCAAGAGGGCAGTTTGCGAATGAATACGGCAATGATTCGGGTGCTGGGATTAGCGGAAAAAATTGCATCCGGCATGAAAGATGAATTTATCAGTACAGAACATTTATTACTAGCTGTTGTAGAAGACGGTGATAGTGATGTAGTGGAAGTCTGTAGGGAATTTGGGCTGCATCGCAGCCGTATTCAGCAGATTGTAAAGGAATATCGTCAAGGACAGCGGATTACCAGCGACAACCCTGAAGAAGGATACCAGGCATTATCAAAATATGGGCGGGATTTGACCGAAATGGCTAAACAGGGAAAATTAGATCCTGTTATTGGTCGAGATGAAGAAATTCGCAGAGCAATAGAAATACTATCTCGCCGAACCAAGAATAATCCTGTGCTAATCGGTGAACCCGGGGTTGGAAAGACAGCGATTGTAGAAGGGTTAGCTCGGCGCATTGTAGCTGGGGATGTACCAGAAACGTTGAAAAATAAAAGCTTATATTCCCTGGATCTTAGTTCTTTAGTGGCTGGTGCCAAATACCGGGGTGAATTTGAGGAACGCTTGAAAAATGTTTTAAATGAAATTGCTAAATCAGAGGGAAAAATTCTCTTGTTCATTGATGAACTTCATACGGTAGTGGGAGCTGGTGCTGCGGAAGGAGCTATGGATGCTGGCAATATTTTAAAACCCATGCTTGCAAGAGGTGAACTTCGTTGTATTGGTGCTACCACTTTGAATGAATACCGTAAACATATTGAAAAAGATGCTGCTTTGGAACGTCGTTTCCAACCGGTCCTTGTGGATCAGCCTACAGTAGAGGATACGATTTCCATACTAAGGGGCTTAAAGGAGCGTTATGAAATTCATCATGGCGTTCGAATCAAAGACAGTGCTCTGGTGTCGGCAGCTGTACTGTCAGATCGCTATATTTCCGATCGCTTCTTGCCTGATAAAGCGATTGACTTGGTTGATGAGGCTGGTGCGAAATTACGTACAGAAATTGATTCAATGCCCAGTGAACTGGATGAGATTCTGCGCCGGGTTATGCAGCTTGAAATTGAAGAACAGGCTCTTAAAAAAGAGAGTGATGCTTCTTCCTTGGAGAAATTGAATACGATTCAAGAAGAACTAAAAAATCTGCGTCAAGAAACAGATGTGCTGAAAGTCCAATGGCAGGGAGAAAAGGAAGCTATACTGCGTCTGCGTGGTTTGAAAAAGGAAATTGAATCTGTTAAAGCGGAGATGGAGACTGCGGAAAGAGCTTATGACCTTACTCACTTGGCAGAGCTCAAATATGGTAAACTGCCAGAGCTGGAAGCACGGTTAAAGAATGAAGATGAATTACTAAGCAAAAAACATAATGACAAAGTTCTGTTAAAAGAAGAAGTCGGTGAAGATGATATCGCTAAGATTGTCAGCCGCTGGACAGGTATTCCGGTTAGTCGCATGTTAGCGGGAGAACGAGAAAAACTGGCGAATTTAGAAAGTATTTTGCATACGAGAGTCGTAGGTCAGGAAGATGCTGTGCAGGCTGTCAGTGAAGCCATCATCAGAGCGCGGGCAGGAGTGAAAGATCCGAATCGTCCAATTGGCTCCTTTATCTTCCTTGGTCCAACAGGGGTCGGTAAAACGGAGTTGGCAAAAACCCTGGCAGAAGTATTATTCGATGATGAGCGCAGCATGATTCGTGTAGACATGAGTGAATATATGGAGAAACATACCGTGGCTCGCCTAATTGGTGCTCCTCCAGGTTATGTTGGTCACGATGAAGGAGGACAATTAACAGAAGCGGTACGCCGTCGCCCCTACAGCGTAATTTTGCTGGATGAGATTGAAAAAGCTCATAGTGACGTATTTAATGTGCTGCTGCAAATATTAGACGATGGACGATTAACAGATGGAAAAGGCAGAACCGTAAATTTTAAAAATACAGTGGTTATAATGACCTCCAACTTAGGATCGGCTGAAATTTTACAAAATGAATTCGAGAGGGCTAAAGAAAAAGTTCTTAGCATGCTCAAGTCTCATTTCAGACCTGAATTCTTGAATCGCATTGATGATATTATTGTCTTTAATGCCCTTACAGAGCAGCAAGTTAGTAAAATTGCAGGAATCCTATTGGAAAACTTGAATAAGCGTTTGCAAAAGCAGATGAATATTACCTTGGTTTGGGATGAGGCGGTTTTAACTTTACTATCCAAGAAAGGGTATGATTCTGCATTTGGTGCTCGACCACTGCGCCGCCAGATTAGCAGGTCTATCGAAACAGAATTAAGCAAAAAAATAGTCCGTGGTGAAATCATGGAAGGCGGTACCGTGAAACTAAAAGCGCAAGACGGCACAATTCTCTTAACCCCGGCAATAGATGCTGTAAGTCTTTAA
- a CDS encoding 5'-nucleotidase codes for MPVTLDGKLVIAISSRALFDLDASNKIFEEKGEEPYTKYQIEHENELLNHGVAFPLIKRLLKLRDPETGEPMVEIILISKNDPNTGLRVFNSIEQHKLDITRAAFTRGRSPYKYLKAFKADLFLSANPEDVSLALANGHASATIYAGTYVKQEDDMEEIRIAFDGDAVIFSDEAEKIYQQMGLEEFKKHEAEKSEIPLPPGPFMSFLTALNNVQKAYKNKEKKTIRTALVTARNAPAHKRAIKTLRSWGITVDEAFFLGGLDKAAILESFNPHIFFDDQHTYCINASKVVPTGHVPSGVTNSY; via the coding sequence ATGCCAGTTACATTAGATGGAAAGTTAGTAATTGCCATCTCTTCACGTGCTCTTTTTGACTTAGATGCCAGTAATAAGATTTTTGAAGAAAAAGGAGAAGAACCCTACACAAAATATCAGATTGAACATGAAAATGAGCTGCTGAATCATGGAGTAGCCTTTCCATTAATAAAACGGCTGCTGAAGCTGCGAGATCCTGAAACGGGAGAACCTATGGTAGAAATTATTCTAATCTCCAAAAATGATCCTAATACTGGCCTGAGAGTTTTCAATTCCATAGAGCAGCATAAATTGGATATTACCAGGGCTGCATTTACCAGGGGACGATCGCCATATAAGTATTTAAAAGCCTTTAAAGCCGATTTGTTTTTATCTGCCAATCCAGAGGATGTGTCACTTGCCCTGGCAAATGGGCATGCCAGCGCTACCATTTATGCAGGAACTTATGTAAAGCAAGAGGACGATATGGAGGAAATCCGCATTGCTTTTGATGGTGATGCAGTTATATTTAGTGATGAAGCGGAAAAAATATATCAGCAGATGGGATTAGAAGAATTCAAAAAACATGAAGCAGAAAAAAGTGAAATACCGCTGCCTCCTGGTCCTTTCATGTCTTTTTTAACGGCCTTAAATAATGTGCAGAAGGCTTATAAAAATAAGGAGAAGAAGACAATACGAACAGCACTTGTGACAGCACGAAATGCACCAGCCCACAAAAGAGCAATCAAGACATTGCGGTCATGGGGAATTACAGTGGATGAGGCTTTCTTTTTAGGAGGATTGGATAAAGCAGCCATTTTAGAAAGTTTTAACCCCCATATCTTTTTTGATGATCAGCATACCTACTGCATTAATGCATCAAAAGTAGTGCCAACAGGGCATGTACCAAGCGGTGTAACAAACAGTTACTGA
- a CDS encoding carboxymuconolactone decarboxylase family protein, with protein MKDRLLISNAFQTFLTEAPEHQKVWMETVKKWGEASQLDKKTEALSYLSVLAALRLEGGLPFHVKQAKAVGATREEVISAILVGLPAAGNVVIQSLPIALNAYDQE; from the coding sequence ATGAAAGATAGATTGTTAATAAGTAATGCCTTTCAGACTTTTTTAACAGAGGCTCCAGAACATCAAAAAGTATGGATGGAGACGGTAAAAAAGTGGGGTGAGGCAAGCCAGCTGGATAAGAAAACAGAAGCTCTTTCCTATCTATCTGTATTAGCAGCATTAAGGCTGGAAGGCGGACTGCCTTTTCATGTAAAACAAGCGAAAGCAGTAGGAGCGACCAGAGAAGAAGTCATAAGTGCTATTCTAGTGGGACTGCCAGCAGCAGGAAACGTAGTGATCCAATCCTTACCAATCGCTTTAAATGCCTATGATCAGGAATAA
- a CDS encoding aminotransferase class I/II-fold pyridoxal phosphate-dependent enzyme: MSKLKDMSNTTLQGYYAELSKSYQDFQAQNLKLDMSRGKPCTEQLDLSADLLDCLTKSDYKASNGTDCRNYGGIDGIPEAKKLFSWILDAKPEEIIIGGNSSLNMMHDLISRAMLHGLPESDVPWSKLPKVKFLCPSPGYDRHFAICQHLGIEMIRVNYQDDGPDMNQVESLVASDPAIKGIWCVPKYSNPTGIIYSDIVVKRLAAMPAKAPDFRIFWDNAYAVHHLTDTPGTLLDILQTCSTAGHPDRVFEFASTSKVSFPGAGIAMLASSANNINWLKKQLNIQTIGPDKLNQLRHVRFFKNEAGIKEHMIRHAAIIKPKFNLVLDILELGLGGENIASWSKPQGGYFISLDTLTGCAKKIVAKAEAAGVLLTPAGATYPYGKDPEDKNIRLSPTFPPLSELKQAMELVVLCIKLVSAEQELAARGL, encoded by the coding sequence ATGAGTAAATTGAAAGACATGAGTAACACCACATTACAAGGCTATTATGCTGAATTATCTAAGAGCTATCAAGATTTTCAGGCGCAAAACCTTAAATTAGATATGTCCCGGGGAAAACCCTGCACCGAGCAATTAGATCTTTCTGCTGATCTTTTAGATTGCCTTACCAAATCCGATTATAAAGCTTCAAATGGAACTGACTGCCGAAACTATGGCGGAATCGACGGCATTCCCGAAGCAAAGAAACTTTTCTCTTGGATTTTAGATGCCAAACCCGAGGAAATTATCATTGGGGGTAATTCCAGCTTAAACATGATGCATGATTTAATTTCTCGCGCCATGCTGCATGGCCTGCCAGAAAGTGATGTTCCTTGGAGTAAGCTGCCAAAGGTAAAATTCCTCTGTCCCAGCCCTGGCTATGATCGGCATTTTGCCATTTGCCAGCACTTAGGAATTGAAATGATCAGGGTTAATTACCAAGATGATGGTCCTGATATGAACCAAGTTGAAAGTTTAGTGGCCTCCGATCCAGCAATTAAAGGCATTTGGTGTGTACCAAAGTATAGTAATCCCACCGGTATTATCTATTCTGATATCGTTGTAAAACGTTTGGCAGCAATGCCTGCCAAAGCACCTGATTTTCGTATTTTCTGGGATAATGCTTATGCAGTACATCATCTCACAGATACCCCTGGCACATTACTTGATATTCTGCAAACCTGCAGTACCGCAGGTCATCCTGACCGTGTTTTTGAATTTGCCTCAACATCTAAAGTTAGTTTCCCTGGAGCTGGAATTGCTATGCTGGCCAGTAGTGCCAACAACATTAATTGGCTTAAAAAACAGCTTAATATACAAACCATCGGACCTGACAAATTAAATCAGCTGCGGCATGTCCGCTTTTTCAAAAATGAAGCCGGCATAAAGGAACATATGATACGGCATGCAGCCATTATTAAGCCTAAATTTAATTTAGTCCTGGATATCTTAGAATTAGGGCTGGGCGGCGAAAACATTGCTTCATGGAGCAAGCCGCAAGGCGGCTACTTTATCAGTCTCGACACTCTTACAGGATGTGCAAAAAAAATCGTAGCAAAAGCGGAAGCCGCCGGTGTCCTACTCACTCCTGCTGGTGCTACCTACCCTTATGGCAAAGATCCCGAAGACAAAAATATTCGTCTGTCTCCCACCTTCCCTCCATTGTCAGAATTAAAACAGGCTATGGAATTGGTCGTACTCTGCATAAAGTTAGTTAGTGCAGAGCAGGAATTAGCTGCTAGAGGATTGTAA